A window from Fervidicoccaceae archaeon encodes these proteins:
- a CDS encoding AAA family ATPase — MKKSGTVIAIGGPPGSGKTTYAKRIADLLGLEYKSAGAIFREMSSELGISLVDLNKLAEKEKWIDYYVDKRSLEEALKGNVVIEGHLVPWVVKNIADFKIYFYASIRTRVKRIASREGRDEKEVFIETAQREYSHALRFRRLYGIDITDLSIYDLTLSTEIMSIEEVNAIIDRIVDIFRRRKRT; from the coding sequence TTGAAAAAAAGCGGGACCGTTATTGCCATTGGAGGTCCTCCAGGAAGCGGAAAAACTACTTATGCAAAGAGGATTGCTGATCTTTTGGGCTTGGAGTACAAAAGCGCAGGAGCCATATTCAGAGAGATGAGCTCAGAGCTTGGGATTAGCCTAGTTGACCTCAACAAGCTTGCAGAGAAGGAAAAATGGATTGACTACTATGTTGACAAAAGGAGCTTGGAGGAAGCTCTGAAGGGCAACGTTGTTATAGAGGGACACTTAGTACCATGGGTTGTTAAGAATATCGCAGATTTCAAAATCTACTTTTATGCCAGCATCAGAACCCGAGTCAAGAGAATAGCGTCGAGAGAGGGAAGGGATGAAAAAGAGGTTTTCATTGAAACAGCCCAGAGAGAATACAGCCATGCTCTCAGATTCAGAAGGCTATATGGCATTGACATAACTGATCTCTCTATATATGATCTCACTCTCAGCACAGAGATCATGAGCATAGAGGAAGTCAATGCAATCATTGACAGAATTGTTGATATATTCAGGAGGAGAAAAAGAACTTAA
- a CDS encoding 30S ribosomal protein S4e, with translation MGGSKHLRSYEAPTFWPISVKGRHWVAKPSPGPHPIERAIPLGVLIRDVLKLALTGKEVRKALSRGLIKVDGRVRRDFSFPVGVMDVIEVVPVKKFYRLVPDERIFLKPVEINEEESRLKPLRIENKTTVRGGLTQLNLFDGSNIIFREGELSINGQPTVLSTVLVRIPEMSPVDYFPLAEGSYAVVIGGKNIGARGKIVEIKRGARKKMSLVTIRGEDSSLVQTSLNYIYVVGRESPAVKLE, from the coding sequence ATGGGTGGAAGTAAGCATCTGAGGAGCTACGAGGCTCCAACTTTCTGGCCAATAAGTGTAAAAGGAAGGCACTGGGTAGCTAAGCCAAGCCCTGGACCCCATCCAATTGAGAGGGCAATTCCACTGGGAGTTTTAATAAGGGATGTTTTGAAGCTAGCTCTAACCGGAAAAGAGGTCAGAAAAGCACTTTCCAGAGGGCTCATAAAGGTTGATGGGAGAGTGAGAAGGGACTTCAGCTTTCCCGTGGGAGTTATGGATGTCATCGAAGTAGTTCCGGTGAAGAAGTTCTACCGTCTAGTTCCAGATGAGAGAATTTTCCTGAAACCCGTGGAAATAAATGAGGAAGAATCCAGGCTAAAGCCGCTGAGAATAGAGAACAAGACAACTGTAAGAGGAGGGTTGACCCAGCTGAATCTGTTCGATGGAAGCAATATTATCTTTAGAGAAGGAGAGCTCTCAATCAATGGACAGCCAACAGTTTTGTCCACAGTGCTAGTGAGAATTCCTGAGATGAGCCCGGTGGACTACTTCCCTCTGGCTGAAGGCTCTTATGCTGTCGTCATAGGAGGAAAGAACATAGGAGCAAGGGGAAAAATAGTAGAGATAAAGAGGGGAGCAAGAAAGAAAATGAGCCTTGTCACAATCAGGGGAGAGGATTCCTCGCTCGTTCAAACAAGCCTTAATTACATATACGTAGTTGGGAGGGAATCTCCAGCTGTTAAGCTGGAATAG
- a CDS encoding RNA-guided pseudouridylation complex pseudouridine synthase subunit Cbf5, with translation MTGVLPIALGKATKVMPDVVHSMKEYVCVMELHSEVSEEEIRKVADEFRGEIYQRPPVRSNVRRRVRKRRIHELNVLEVKGRHVLMRVLCDAGTYMRKLCHDMGLLLGAGAHMRELRRTRSGPFTENMSVSMQRLSEAVYLWRSEGKEDELNRIIYPAEVLSCGLPIIVVKDTAVSAVAHGAPLGVGGIIAYTEDLKQGGAAAVLTARGELVGTAKIFRTDMEKAAIEEKPIAKMKEVIIERSLYPRTW, from the coding sequence GTGACTGGTGTACTACCCATAGCTCTGGGAAAAGCAACAAAGGTAATGCCTGATGTTGTGCATAGCATGAAGGAGTATGTGTGCGTCATGGAGCTGCACTCTGAGGTGAGTGAGGAGGAAATAAGGAAAGTTGCAGATGAGTTCAGGGGAGAGATTTACCAGAGGCCACCTGTCAGATCGAACGTGAGGAGAAGGGTAAGAAAGAGAAGGATACATGAGCTCAATGTGCTGGAAGTGAAGGGAAGGCACGTTCTAATGAGAGTTCTGTGCGATGCAGGTACGTATATGAGGAAGCTATGCCATGATATGGGCCTTCTTCTTGGAGCAGGAGCACACATGAGAGAGCTGAGAAGAACTAGATCTGGACCGTTCACCGAGAACATGAGCGTATCGATGCAGAGGCTCAGTGAGGCTGTTTATTTATGGAGAAGTGAGGGAAAAGAAGATGAGCTGAATCGAATAATATATCCTGCTGAGGTGCTATCCTGCGGACTTCCCATAATTGTTGTTAAGGACACAGCTGTTTCAGCTGTTGCACATGGAGCACCCTTGGGTGTTGGGGGGATTATTGCCTATACAGAGGATCTGAAACAGGGAGGAGCAGCTGCTGTACTAACGGCTAGAGGAGAGCTAGTTGGAACAGCCAAGATTTTCAGGACAGATATGGAGAAGGCAGCAATTGAAGAGAAGCCTATTGCTAAGATGAAGGAGGTTATAATCGAAAGGTCTCTCTATCCAAGAACATGGTGA
- a CDS encoding 50S ribosomal protein L19e codes for MTDFTLQKRMAAEILNVGISRIRINAGKEELEEVESAITAEDIRRLIKRGIITAVPPKSNSRGRWRRLREKSKSERRGYGSRKGKKTARQDPKRAWINRIRKMRAYLKYLRDKKAIDAKTYRKYYNLAKGGAFNSLSDLRMHLEKEMAVRR; via the coding sequence TTGACCGACTTCACGCTGCAGAAGAGAATGGCTGCAGAAATTCTGAACGTTGGTATATCCAGGATAAGAATTAATGCAGGGAAGGAAGAGCTGGAGGAGGTCGAATCGGCAATTACTGCTGAAGACATTAGAAGGCTGATAAAGAGGGGGATCATAACTGCTGTTCCTCCCAAATCCAACAGCAGAGGAAGGTGGAGAAGGCTCAGAGAGAAGTCCAAGAGCGAGAGGAGAGGATACGGCTCTAGAAAGGGCAAAAAAACGGCAAGACAGGATCCTAAGAGGGCATGGATAAATAGGATAAGAAAAATGAGGGCATATCTGAAGTATCTGAGAGACAAGAAAGCGATTGACGCAAAGACGTATAGAAAATATTACAACCTGGCAAAAGGAGGGGCCTTCAACTCTCTCTCCGATCTCAGAATGCACCTCGAGAAAGAAATGGCTGTGAGGAGGTAA
- a CDS encoding 50S ribosomal protein L30, protein MEAEGTIVGQEGKRLLAVIRIKGRVNVKKEEERTLQLLRLTRKYSMALYPSDLPGLEGMLNKVRHLVTWGEIDQGTLEIVLRKRGRLLGNRRISDEAVKRLFGLNSISELAEKITRGEIKLHEQDKIKPVFRLHPPKGGFKKSTRREYKVGGELGYRGSSINELILRMA, encoded by the coding sequence TTGGAGGCTGAAGGCACTATTGTAGGACAGGAGGGCAAGAGATTGCTGGCTGTAATTAGAATAAAGGGAAGGGTGAACGTTAAGAAAGAGGAAGAGAGAACTCTTCAGCTCCTTAGGCTTACAAGAAAGTACAGCATGGCGCTATATCCTAGCGATCTTCCAGGACTGGAGGGCATGCTGAACAAGGTCAGGCATCTTGTTACATGGGGGGAAATCGATCAGGGAACTCTGGAGATAGTTCTCAGGAAGAGAGGGAGGCTCTTGGGCAACAGGAGAATCAGCGATGAGGCTGTAAAAAGACTATTTGGTTTGAACTCCATTAGTGAGCTTGCAGAAAAAATAACTAGAGGAGAAATAAAGCTTCACGAGCAGGATAAGATAAAGCCAGTATTTAGGCTCCATCCCCCAAAGGGAGGCTTTAAAAAAAGCACGAGGAGAGAGTATAAAGTTGGTGGCGAGCTCGGATATAGAGGGAGCTCGATAAATGAGCTCATCCTCAGAATGGCCTGA
- a CDS encoding 50S ribosomal protein L14e: protein MPAIEIGRICVKTYGREAGRKCVIVDIIDENFVVVTGPKKLTGVRRRRTNVNHVEPLEQKINIEKGASDEDVERALESAGLTSFMREKIKLPSLSPLRA, encoded by the coding sequence ATGCCAGCAATAGAAATAGGAAGGATATGTGTTAAGACCTATGGAAGGGAAGCTGGAAGGAAGTGCGTTATTGTGGATATAATCGATGAGAATTTTGTAGTAGTTACTGGACCAAAGAAGCTCACCGGTGTGAGGAGGAGGAGAACCAACGTTAACCATGTGGAGCCCTTGGAGCAGAAAATAAATATAGAAAAAGGGGCAAGCGATGAGGACGTTGAAAGGGCATTGGAATCTGCTGGACTGACGTCGTTCATGAGAGAGAAGATTAAACTGCCTTCGCTTTCTCCTCTGAGAGCCTAA
- a CDS encoding 50S ribosomal protein L14, translating to MVKRGAVALSGIKVAQGLQVGSYVNVSDNSGARVAMIIGVPGYRGRLRRVPQAGVGDKVIVSVKKGIPEMRKQVLPAVVIRQRRPYRRSDGTWVSFEDNAVVIITPEGTLKGSEIRGPVAREAVERWPRIANMASIIV from the coding sequence ATGGTCAAAAGAGGAGCAGTTGCCCTCTCTGGAATAAAAGTAGCACAAGGCCTGCAGGTAGGCTCATATGTAAATGTATCAGATAACAGCGGAGCAAGAGTGGCAATGATAATAGGAGTTCCCGGCTACAGGGGGAGATTGAGAAGAGTCCCTCAGGCTGGAGTAGGAGATAAGGTGATCGTCTCAGTTAAGAAAGGAATACCAGAGATGAGAAAGCAGGTCCTTCCTGCTGTAGTTATACGACAGAGGAGACCCTATAGGAGAAGCGATGGCACATGGGTTAGCTTTGAGGACAATGCAGTTGTAATAATAACCCCAGAAGGAACACTGAAGGGAAGCGAAATTAGAGGTCCAGTTGCTAGAGAAGCTGTTGAGAGATGGCCTAGGATAGCTAACATGGCATCCATAATAGTGTGA
- the secY gene encoding preprotein translocase subunit SecY gives MGVLQTLASIASYLPTVHKPSRKQSLYRRFLLTGIVLILYLIMADTPLYGVTTTQQSQISLFQILFAANIGTLMELGIGPIVTGGLILQILVGAKLIDLDLSDPDDRRTFTQAQKTLSLLFGIFEALAYVLASRYWPYVGNPITGSQASWAIRIAVVLQLTFATYLVMVFDEMLQKGWGIGSAISLFILAGVAKTMFWDLFGYTPQYTQQIGLVPYIIQASSQGNLTSIVARNGFPDLIGLIATFITIIVLVYLQGMRVEVPVTAQKYGGIRSKIPLQFLYVTNIPILLIGIIVSDFQLFSNALASISGTSNIGYEILTTLTYYLSPPRGFSTAVADLGKLFIFTLSWMALSILFGYMWVEIAGLGPAEQADRLIKGELDIPGVRRNPKVFERMLAKYIYPLTVLSSIIVALIAILADIFGAYGSGTGILLAVGIINQYYAMIARERALEAYPILSRIMGE, from the coding sequence ATGGGGGTCCTTCAGACTCTAGCTTCAATTGCCAGCTATCTTCCCACGGTCCACAAGCCCTCTAGAAAGCAGAGTTTATACAGAAGATTTTTGCTGACAGGGATTGTTCTGATCCTCTATCTTATAATGGCAGACACCCCTCTCTACGGGGTGACAACCACACAGCAATCACAGATATCGCTGTTTCAAATACTTTTTGCAGCCAACATAGGAACCCTTATGGAGCTTGGAATAGGACCAATTGTCACAGGTGGACTTATACTGCAGATTCTAGTGGGAGCTAAGCTAATAGACCTTGATTTGAGCGATCCAGATGACAGGAGAACCTTTACCCAAGCCCAGAAAACACTTTCACTTCTTTTTGGAATCTTTGAGGCCCTCGCATATGTCCTAGCAAGTAGATATTGGCCATATGTAGGAAACCCAATAACAGGATCCCAGGCGTCTTGGGCTATTAGGATAGCTGTTGTTCTCCAGCTAACATTTGCCACTTACCTCGTCATGGTATTCGATGAGATGCTCCAAAAAGGATGGGGAATTGGAAGCGCCATATCTCTCTTTATATTGGCTGGAGTGGCCAAGACCATGTTCTGGGATCTCTTTGGATACACTCCTCAGTACACGCAGCAGATAGGCCTTGTTCCCTACATAATACAGGCTAGTTCTCAGGGCAATTTGACAAGCATAGTGGCTAGAAACGGATTTCCCGACCTCATAGGTCTTATAGCCACATTCATAACAATAATCGTTCTGGTTTACCTTCAAGGAATGAGAGTAGAGGTTCCAGTTACAGCCCAAAAGTATGGAGGAATAAGGAGCAAAATACCCCTCCAGTTCCTATATGTGACCAATATACCAATTCTTCTCATTGGAATAATAGTTTCAGATTTTCAGCTATTCTCCAATGCACTTGCTTCGATCTCTGGGACGAGCAATATTGGCTATGAAATACTCACAACGCTTACATATTACTTGAGTCCTCCAAGAGGATTTAGCACTGCTGTTGCTGATCTTGGAAAGCTCTTCATCTTCACTCTATCTTGGATGGCTCTTTCAATACTATTTGGCTACATGTGGGTCGAGATAGCTGGCCTTGGACCGGCTGAGCAGGCTGACAGGCTAATTAAGGGAGAGCTAGACATACCGGGAGTCAGGAGGAATCCGAAGGTATTCGAGAGAATGCTTGCTAAGTATATATATCCGCTGACTGTTCTGAGCAGCATAATAGTGGCTCTCATAGCAATACTGGCAGACATCTTTGGAGCATACGGCTCAGGGACAGGGATTCTTCTTGCTGTTGGAATAATCAATCAGTACTACGCTATGATAGCTAGAGAGAGAGCCCTTGAAGCATATCCCATTCTGAGCAGGATAATGGGAGAGTAG
- a CDS encoding adenylate kinase has protein sequence MSDRTVKTIIVTGVPGVGKTTVINELSSLLKQRGTEFLIANFGDYMLKRAISDGLVLSRDQIRRLSHRVQIKLQQMAARDISERAKEVLRNGGILLVDTHAIVKTSSGLWPGLPGHVVSELLPDVIVVIEAPPEEILRRQLEDSTRNRKDIQERGIEEIRDLMAFARTAAISSAVLVGASVLYVENERGKAKDAAESILRVIDTI, from the coding sequence ATGTCAGATAGGACAGTGAAAACCATAATAGTTACAGGAGTTCCGGGAGTTGGAAAGACTACAGTCATAAATGAGCTCTCCTCCCTGCTGAAACAAAGAGGAACTGAATTTCTGATAGCTAATTTCGGGGACTATATGCTGAAAAGGGCAATTTCAGACGGCCTAGTTCTATCGAGGGATCAGATAAGAAGGCTATCCCACAGAGTTCAAATCAAGCTGCAGCAAATGGCTGCGAGGGATATCTCCGAAAGGGCAAAAGAGGTTCTGAGAAATGGAGGCATCCTTTTGGTTGATACCCATGCGATAGTAAAGACATCAAGCGGTTTATGGCCAGGCCTTCCAGGCCATGTTGTTTCTGAGCTACTCCCAGATGTAATTGTAGTCATCGAGGCGCCTCCAGAGGAAATCCTGAGGAGGCAGCTGGAAGATAGTACGAGGAATAGGAAAGATATTCAGGAGAGGGGAATAGAAGAGATAAGAGATCTGATGGCTTTTGCTAGGACTGCTGCTATATCAAGTGCTGTTCTCGTGGGAGCCAGTGTGCTGTATGTTGAGAACGAGAGAGGAAAGGCCAAGGATGCAGCAGAGTCAATATTAAGGGTAATTGATACAATCTAA
- a CDS encoding 30S ribosomal protein S14, with the protein MTKYVSPRERKYGKAVIKCQRCGSRRGVIRRYNIYLCRQCFREVAYEMGFRKFS; encoded by the coding sequence TTGACAAAATACGTATCTCCAAGGGAAAGAAAGTACGGAAAGGCTGTGATCAAATGTCAGAGATGCGGTTCCAGAAGAGGAGTTATTAGGAGATATAATATTTACCTATGTAGGCAGTGCTTCCGTGAGGTAGCATATGAGATGGGCTTCAGAAAGTTCAGTTGA
- a CDS encoding 50S ribosomal protein L18 — MVGGARYKVARRRRREGKTNYRKRYIQVLSRRSRLVIRRTNKYIEAKIVDFDPRGDIVRVSAHSIELFKSYGWLGSGASTMAAYLTGYLLGKRAMKRGISAAIPDIGLRSPVKESRVFAVIKGAIDAGLKVPVSEEVLPSTERIKGEHVASYARELKESSPEKFSRIFSLLLKRGLDPSDYPKHFEQVLRNIDEKEGSGSNVN, encoded by the coding sequence ATGGTTGGAGGAGCAAGATACAAGGTAGCCAGAAGGAGAAGAAGGGAAGGAAAGACAAACTACAGGAAGAGATACATACAGGTACTTTCAAGGAGGAGTAGGCTCGTTATAAGAAGAACGAACAAGTACATCGAGGCAAAAATAGTAGACTTCGATCCAAGAGGAGATATAGTTAGGGTCTCTGCGCACAGCATAGAGCTATTCAAGTCCTATGGATGGCTTGGTTCTGGAGCATCAACAATGGCAGCATATTTGACAGGCTATCTGCTTGGAAAACGGGCAATGAAAAGGGGAATTTCCGCAGCTATTCCAGATATTGGCCTCAGGTCACCGGTGAAGGAGAGCAGAGTATTCGCAGTCATAAAGGGGGCAATTGATGCAGGGCTAAAAGTACCGGTTTCAGAGGAAGTTCTACCAAGCACTGAGAGAATAAAAGGAGAGCATGTTGCATCATATGCGAGGGAACTCAAGGAATCCTCGCCTGAAAAGTTTAGCAGGATATTTTCCCTTCTCTTGAAGAGGGGACTGGACCCTTCCGATTATCCAAAACACTTTGAACAAGTTCTAAGAAATATTGATGAGAAGGAGGGGAGTGGTAGCAATGTCAATTGA
- a CDS encoding 50S ribosomal protein L32e, translating into MSELKVLRLRLKKDKPEFHRRLFHELIKFKNRDRWRKPKGIDNKMRLKYKGFPPSVEIGYKNPEIIRGVHPSGLFPAVVENVSQLSSLDPKKHIIYLSGKLGKKKRMELTRLLREKGFKIANEKEVE; encoded by the coding sequence ATGAGCGAGCTCAAGGTGCTTAGACTTAGATTAAAGAAAGATAAGCCAGAATTCCACAGGAGGCTCTTCCACGAGCTCATAAAGTTCAAGAACAGAGATAGGTGGAGAAAGCCGAAGGGAATCGACAACAAAATGCGACTTAAGTACAAGGGCTTTCCTCCATCGGTTGAAATAGGATATAAAAATCCAGAAATAATAAGAGGTGTCCATCCATCTGGGCTGTTTCCTGCAGTTGTTGAAAATGTCTCCCAGCTGAGCTCTCTGGATCCAAAGAAGCACATCATCTATCTGAGCGGAAAGCTTGGAAAGAAGAAGAGGATGGAGCTGACCAGACTTCTGAGGGAGAAGGGCTTCAAAATAGCAAATGAAAAGGAGGTTGAGTAG
- a CDS encoding 50S ribosomal protein L5 codes for MSSTVSKALEERFQEIFRSWERNPMRKPKIVKVTVNVGLGQGGERLARIAQVLKEITGQEPSFRKAKKTIRDFGIRRGENIGVAVTLKGEKAISFLKKAFDAVGNKIKYSSFDDFGNVSFGIKEHISIPGVRYDPEIGVFGMDVCITIERPGYRVSRRKIKRAKRIPRRHRVTKDEAAALLVSQFSVRIV; via the coding sequence ATGAGCAGTACAGTTTCGAAAGCATTGGAAGAGAGGTTCCAGGAGATCTTCAGGAGCTGGGAGAGAAACCCAATGCGAAAGCCAAAAATTGTCAAGGTAACAGTGAACGTGGGGCTTGGTCAGGGAGGCGAGAGGCTTGCCAGAATTGCCCAGGTTCTAAAGGAGATAACAGGACAGGAGCCCAGCTTCAGAAAGGCAAAGAAGACAATTAGAGACTTTGGAATCAGGAGAGGAGAGAATATAGGAGTTGCAGTTACACTCAAGGGCGAAAAGGCTATATCATTCCTGAAGAAAGCATTTGACGCTGTGGGGAACAAAATAAAATATTCAAGCTTTGATGATTTCGGGAACGTATCCTTTGGAATTAAGGAGCACATAAGCATTCCAGGAGTGAGATATGATCCAGAAATAGGGGTTTTTGGAATGGATGTGTGCATAACAATAGAGAGGCCTGGTTATAGGGTTTCAAGGAGAAAGATAAAAAGGGCTAAGAGGATCCCCAGAAGACATAGAGTTACGAAGGATGAGGCAGCAGCTCTATTGGTCTCCCAATTCAGTGTGAGAATTGTCTGA
- the rplX gene encoding 50S ribosomal protein L24, producing MSITKSIQPKKQRKALFNMPLHLRNRLVTAPLSKELREKYGVRNMPVKVGDTVKVVRGDNRGKEGKVTRVNRERGWIFIEGLTREKASGTPSFIPIHASKVIITKLDLKDKERRKIIEKRSGKAVEAEETKEEGEKQ from the coding sequence ATGTCGATCACTAAAAGCATTCAACCGAAAAAGCAAAGAAAAGCGCTGTTTAACATGCCCCTTCACTTGAGGAATAGACTAGTAACCGCTCCTCTCTCGAAGGAGCTCAGAGAGAAGTATGGTGTCAGAAATATGCCTGTTAAAGTTGGAGATACAGTCAAGGTTGTGAGGGGGGACAACAGAGGCAAGGAAGGAAAAGTTACCAGGGTCAATAGAGAGAGGGGATGGATCTTTATTGAGGGACTTACAAGAGAGAAGGCAAGTGGAACACCCTCATTCATACCAATCCATGCCAGCAAGGTAATCATAACGAAGCTTGATCTGAAAGACAAGGAGAGAAGGAAGATAATTGAGAAGAGGAGCGGAAAGGCCGTTGAGGCAGAAGAGACAAAGGAGGAGGGGGAGAAGCAGTGA
- a CDS encoding 30S ribosomal protein S8 has product MVVVDPLANALNSITNSEKRAKKEAIIAPASRMIIEVLRLLQREGYLGEIEYIDDGRQGKVKVQLLGRINRAAAIKPRYSIKKYELTNLPTWIKKKLPSREIGVLILSTPMGIMSSREALEKGTGGVILGYVY; this is encoded by the coding sequence ATGGTAGTAGTGGATCCACTCGCTAATGCTCTCAATTCAATAACTAACAGTGAAAAAAGGGCAAAGAAAGAGGCAATTATAGCCCCGGCCTCCAGAATGATCATAGAAGTTCTCAGGCTCCTTCAGAGAGAGGGATATTTGGGTGAGATAGAATATATAGATGATGGAAGGCAGGGCAAGGTAAAAGTGCAGCTGCTTGGAAGGATAAACAGGGCTGCAGCTATCAAGCCGAGGTACAGCATAAAGAAATATGAGCTCACCAACTTACCAACATGGATAAAAAAGAAGCTTCCATCCAGAGAAATAGGGGTCCTAATTCTCTCAACTCCTATGGGCATAATGTCCTCAAGAGAAGCATTGGAAAAGGGAACTGGTGGAGTGATTCTAGGTTACGTATACTAG
- a CDS encoding uL15 family ribosomal protein, with protein MAVRFRKKSRKLRGRTRTMGWGRIGQHRKKGSKGGRGAAGMLKHKESWMRKYAPGWIGKHGFTSPQEKLGEEKSINLLQLEELLLGGNREGVSIESGKYVVNLEKLGIKKLLGTGKIGVPVEVIVEKASKNAVEKIRAAGGEVKLLEEASE; from the coding sequence ATGGCAGTTAGATTCAGGAAGAAGAGCAGAAAGCTGAGGGGAAGAACAAGGACAATGGGCTGGGGAAGAATAGGACAGCATAGGAAAAAGGGCTCCAAGGGAGGAAGAGGAGCTGCTGGTATGCTTAAGCACAAGGAAAGCTGGATGAGAAAGTATGCTCCAGGGTGGATAGGGAAGCATGGATTTACCAGTCCGCAGGAGAAGCTAGGGGAAGAAAAGAGCATAAACTTACTGCAGCTGGAAGAACTTCTCCTTGGAGGTAACAGAGAAGGGGTTTCAATTGAAAGCGGAAAATATGTGGTTAATTTGGAGAAGCTCGGAATAAAGAAGCTCCTTGGTACTGGAAAGATAGGAGTGCCAGTTGAAGTTATCGTTGAAAAGGCTTCAAAGAATGCTGTTGAGAAGATAAGAGCTGCTGGTGGAGAAGTGAAGCTATTAGAAGAAGCCTCAGAATGA
- a CDS encoding 50S ribosomal protein L6 codes for MVKAVRALRSVDIPEDVSVSIEGKKVIVSGPKGKIERDFSHALGISIYQQDRKVIVEANFANRKKKALVGTVSSHIKNMIEGVRKGYVYKLKIVFSHFPISVEVKGNKVLIKNFLGEKSPRIAEILPGVTVKATKEDVIVEGIDIEAVGQTAANIERATKISEFDRRVFMDGIYIYEKGG; via the coding sequence ATGGTCAAGGCAGTGAGGGCTTTGAGATCTGTTGATATTCCTGAGGATGTCTCTGTATCAATAGAGGGAAAGAAAGTGATTGTCAGCGGACCGAAGGGTAAGATTGAGAGAGACTTCTCTCATGCTCTGGGAATATCGATATATCAACAGGACAGGAAAGTCATAGTTGAAGCTAATTTCGCTAACAGAAAGAAGAAGGCGCTCGTTGGAACAGTCTCCTCCCATATTAAGAACATGATAGAGGGAGTAAGAAAGGGTTATGTATATAAATTAAAAATTGTATTCTCTCACTTCCCAATTTCAGTTGAAGTGAAGGGGAACAAAGTTCTGATAAAGAACTTTCTCGGAGAAAAGTCTCCAAGAATAGCTGAGATACTTCCTGGAGTCACAGTGAAGGCCACAAAGGAGGATGTAATCGTAGAGGGAATTGACATAGAAGCGGTTGGTCAAACAGCAGCCAACATTGAGAGAGCTACAAAAATAAGCGAATTCGATCGCAGGGTCTTCATGGATGGAATTTACATATATGAGAAAGGTGGTTGA
- a CDS encoding 30S ribosomal protein S5, giving the protein MSIEEERASIEEWVPKTKVGKMVKEGKITNLKELFEQNLPILEPEIVDYLLPNLQHEVIDVGIVQKQTDAGELSRFKTVVVIGNGDGFVGIGTGKAKQLRFSIDKAIINAKLNIVPVRRGCGSWECLCGTSHSVPFRTVGRSGSVEVVLYPAPKGTGLVAGDIAKTVLRLAGIKDVWSRTYGETRTTYNFAKATYNALKNTYKFVTVEDWRK; this is encoded by the coding sequence ATGTCAATTGAGGAAGAGAGAGCATCCATTGAGGAGTGGGTTCCAAAGACAAAAGTCGGAAAAATGGTTAAGGAAGGCAAGATAACAAATCTGAAGGAGCTCTTCGAGCAGAACCTCCCTATTCTAGAGCCAGAAATAGTCGATTATCTGCTTCCCAACCTGCAGCATGAAGTAATAGATGTTGGAATTGTCCAAAAGCAGACTGATGCTGGAGAGCTGTCCAGATTCAAGACCGTAGTCGTAATAGGAAATGGGGATGGATTCGTTGGAATAGGTACAGGAAAGGCCAAGCAGCTGAGGTTCTCAATTGATAAGGCAATAATAAATGCGAAATTGAACATAGTACCGGTCAGAAGGGGATGCGGAAGCTGGGAGTGCCTATGTGGTACCTCGCATAGCGTACCCTTCAGAACTGTTGGTAGGAGTGGCAGCGTTGAAGTAGTTCTATATCCAGCCCCAAAGGGAACAGGCCTTGTAGCAGGAGATATAGCAAAAACAGTGCTGAGACTTGCTGGGATAAAGGACGTATGGTCCAGGACTTATGGGGAGACCAGAACTACTTATAACTTCGCAAAGGCAACCTACAATGCTCTTAAGAACACATATAAGTTCGTTACAGTTGAGGACTGGAGAAAGTAG